From the genome of Mucilaginibacter paludis DSM 18603:
TGCGGGACAAGGGGGTGATTCCATTTAAAAAATTAGGAGGGGTTACCTATTACAATCTTGAAGAAATCGAAAGCCTGATGCATTCCGGCAAGTTGAACGACCAAATGAAAATGGCATGAAGCGGAAGGCAAAAAGGGTCATTCAAAATCAACGCGAACCGCGCCATGACAAGCCCAAAGTTCTTGCTGATAACCATGATGGTTTTGGTGGAAATGTTCCGCCCGATAGAATGGTTGTTGCCATCTATTTTGACCAAAAGGATTTGCCGGACTGTGCCGATGCCTTCTTAGCAGAGCAGGAATTATTGCAATGGAAAACGATCAGGGGCGCGCCAATTCGTAACTGGAAGGTATGTGCCGCAGAATGGATTTTTAATTACCGGCAGGAAATGAAACGGAAATTTCGATTGTCGCCATTTAGCAGCCAGTCTTATTAACTATTGATGTTTAACAAATCCGAATGGAGGACCTTGAAAAGGGACGAGATTGCCTCTTTACAGCAATCAGCAAGATGTACGTTTGTAATACAAACGAAATCTTGCCCTCCCTTCCGAAGTCAGTCCGGGACATTGAAAAATACTCCGAAGTCGCATTTTTAAAGATTTTAGATGATGGAAAATGAAGAAGAAAACAGGTCGAAAATACTGCTAACGAGGTTAAAGCCAGCTGAGTTCACGCTGATTGATAACCGGTTCAAAAAGACCAGGTTCCGCAAACTGAGTGAATACATCAGGAGCGTTTTACTCGACAAGCCGATAACTGTAACCTATCGGGATAAGTCGATGGACGAGGCATTGGAAGAACTGATTTTACTGCGAAAAGAATTGAATGCAATAGGCAATAATTTGAACCAGGCGGTACGGAATATCAATAGCGCACACGGCCATGCAGACACCCGGCTATGGGTCAATTTGCTTGGCGTGATTAACAGCAAACTAGAGCCATCTATCATTCAGATCAAAGACCGGATGAATAACTATGCAGATTTATGGTCGCAAAAATTAAGAGCGGAAAAAGTATCATAGGTGCCTTGAATTACAATGAAATTAAGGTGCGAAATAGCAAGGCAGAACTTATTGAGGCAGCTGGTTATTTCAAGGATTTGCACGATCTGAATTTCAATGACAAGCTATTTAGGTTAACAGATTTGGCATCGGGTAATGAACGAACCAAAACCAATGCTGTACACATCTCTTTGAATTTTGCAAATGGCGAGGAATTGGAAACGCCCAGACTTCAGCAAATTATCGGGGATTACATGGAGCAGATCGGCTTCGGTAATCAACCTTACCTGGCCTATAAACATTCAGATGCGGGTCATCCACATGTTCATATTGTAACCACAAATATTCAAAAATCAGGTGAAAGGATCAGCCTGCATCTATTGGGGAAGACCAAGTCAGAAGCTGCCAGAAAAGCCATCGAAATAAAGTACGGTTTGCAACAGGCCGGCAACAAACCGGATGGTCAAAAAATGCCGGAACGCATCAATTTAAAGCAGGTAGAATATGGCAAAACTGAAACCAAACGAGCGATCACCAACGTGGTGAGCGAGGTGATGAAAAGCTACAAATT
Proteins encoded in this window:
- a CDS encoding plasmid mobilization protein — its product is MMENEEENRSKILLTRLKPAEFTLIDNRFKKTRFRKLSEYIRSVLLDKPITVTYRDKSMDEALEELILLRKELNAIGNNLNQAVRNINSAHGHADTRLWVNLLGVINSKLEPSIIQIKDRMNNYADLWSQKLRAEKVS